One window of Botrimarina mediterranea genomic DNA carries:
- a CDS encoding PEP-CTERM sorting domain-containing protein — MRISSHLATLMAVAAVPATLCAEVTNNVFGVGGDVVLRRNNTIENDGFLRIKTQSGDTETSGNDRIGLLKFDLSGLTEGVSESILRLELPRGVSSGHPSNNFDAGDQLFLYGIPNGGAEENFDEATVSFATFPYFTGGGSVVDPRPASDTTANGINDEVAILLDTFLFDEPSDAFDLVNFQSPELTAFLQADTNDIATFILGVSQTDPFKTAVFVSDTGTEGTPLPPTLLTNDDVPLMGTDFNMSNGTDLDDFEILRANYLTGATFEQGDANLDGTVDHEDFFMWRTDYLMLGGDPALINFQAIPEPSTLSLVALAVIGTLRRARHR, encoded by the coding sequence GTGCGTATCTCATCCCACCTCGCCACTCTGATGGCCGTTGCGGCCGTGCCCGCAACGCTCTGCGCCGAGGTCACGAACAATGTCTTCGGCGTCGGCGGAGACGTCGTCCTCCGTCGCAACAACACCATCGAAAACGACGGCTTCCTGCGTATAAAGACGCAGTCGGGCGACACCGAGACCAGCGGCAATGACCGCATCGGCCTGCTCAAGTTCGACCTGTCGGGGCTGACGGAAGGAGTCTCGGAGAGCATCCTGCGATTGGAGTTGCCACGCGGCGTTTCGTCGGGCCATCCCAGCAATAACTTCGACGCCGGGGATCAGCTCTTCCTCTACGGCATCCCTAACGGCGGCGCTGAGGAGAACTTCGACGAGGCCACGGTCTCATTCGCGACTTTCCCCTACTTCACCGGCGGCGGGAGCGTCGTCGACCCTCGGCCAGCTTCGGACACGACAGCAAACGGGATTAACGACGAAGTCGCTATCCTGCTCGACACGTTCCTGTTCGATGAGCCGTCCGACGCGTTCGATCTGGTGAACTTCCAAAGCCCCGAGCTCACTGCGTTCCTGCAGGCCGACACGAACGACATCGCGACGTTCATCCTCGGTGTGTCGCAGACGGACCCCTTCAAGACCGCGGTGTTCGTCTCCGACACCGGTACCGAGGGGACCCCGCTGCCGCCCACGCTGTTGACGAACGACGACGTGCCGCTGATGGGAACGGACTTCAACATGTCCAACGGCACCGACCTCGACGACTTCGAGATCCTGCGCGCCAACTACCTCACCGGCGCCACGTTCGAGCAAGGGGACGCCAACCTCGACGGAACCGTCGATCACGAAGACTTCTTCATGTGGCGCACCGACTACCTGATGCTCGGCGGCGATCCGGCATTGATCAACTTCCAAGCGATTCCCGAGCCTTCGACGTTGTCACTCGTAGCGTTAGCTGTGATCGGGACGCTCCGGCGCGCCCGTCATCGTTGA
- a CDS encoding FAD-dependent oxidoreductase, which yields MANLDSYSTPQRMGSLLAAMIAAAVCGAPSRGAEYDVVVYGGTSAAVTAAVEVARMGKSVVIVSPDRRLGGLTSNGLGWTDIGNRDAIGGLSREFYNRVYDHYLDDSAWDLESRQAYINRSSLDPDTNREMMFTFEPKIAEGVFNAMAAEHNIPVVAGRLDRETGVARAGKTIQSIRTLEGQTFSAPAFIDATYEGDLMAAAGVSYTIGREANSKYNETLNGIQTARAVKNQLPCCIDPYNTPGDASSGLLPGVNPDAGGPDGAGDKRLQAYNYRMVLTNNPANRTPVPQPTGYDEKDYEILFRAIEAGQSNRFFKFSPMPNNKTDSNNDSGASTDFIGGNYTLETGVNFAEADYDTREEMLQAHRDYQQGFVWTLQNHPRVPASIRNSMDDWGLPLDEFVDNGHWPDQIYVREGRRMVGDFVITESHVNQEQGFEQSDSIGMGGYAMDSHNVQYHVSASGYVVAEGDVQVNPAQGPYPISYRAIVPKQSEVQNLLVPVAVSSSHIAFGSLRMEPVFMSLGQAAGVAAVAVGEHGVSAQDMPYAMLRSRLVRQDAVLGVDYVSADPGVLLNFGAVVADNANSPGHALGGAPGVVWNLMTGDANGGLVDSLGASVNLTVDLGKSLPGQQSIDWDADGFSVISQGTATNFGVYSGNASSALFVDDGKSSSVDLGVRLSGLAEGVYDVFLSAKNTNTSASEGFNVYGLVVDSSSEATDYEQAAPHSLAHDTTSAWRHGSSTIAQTFKVETGQDVVLVVEGLSDGELRGFINTLEIVKLAGSLSADINGDGLIDVADFTILQSNFLSNVPVGLQGDANSDGRVDHRDFYFWRSAYVSAGGDLALLDSLNVPEPAAAAYALAAMLIRGTVLARPAPRD from the coding sequence ATGGCTAACCTTGATTCATATTCGACGCCGCAGCGAATGGGCTCTCTGCTGGCGGCCATGATCGCGGCAGCGGTGTGCGGCGCGCCGTCGCGGGGTGCGGAGTACGACGTCGTCGTCTACGGCGGAACTTCGGCCGCCGTCACCGCCGCCGTCGAGGTCGCCCGCATGGGCAAGTCGGTAGTCATCGTGTCGCCCGACCGGCGGCTAGGAGGGTTGACCTCGAACGGCTTGGGCTGGACCGACATCGGCAACCGCGACGCGATCGGCGGTCTCAGCCGTGAGTTCTACAATCGCGTCTACGACCATTACCTGGACGACTCCGCCTGGGACCTGGAGTCACGGCAGGCCTACATCAACCGCTCGTCGCTCGATCCGGATACGAATCGTGAGATGATGTTCACGTTCGAGCCGAAGATCGCCGAGGGCGTCTTCAACGCCATGGCGGCCGAGCACAACATCCCGGTGGTCGCCGGGCGCCTCGACCGCGAGACGGGCGTCGCCCGCGCCGGCAAGACGATCCAATCGATCCGTACGCTCGAGGGCCAAACCTTCTCCGCGCCGGCGTTCATTGACGCCACTTACGAGGGCGACCTCATGGCGGCGGCTGGCGTCAGCTACACGATCGGGCGCGAGGCCAACAGCAAGTACAACGAAACCCTCAACGGCATCCAAACAGCCCGCGCTGTCAAGAACCAACTGCCGTGCTGCATCGACCCCTACAACACACCGGGGGATGCTTCGAGCGGCTTGCTCCCCGGCGTGAATCCCGATGCGGGAGGTCCCGACGGCGCCGGCGACAAGCGGCTTCAGGCCTACAACTACCGCATGGTGCTGACCAACAACCCGGCAAACCGCACCCCGGTCCCGCAGCCCACGGGCTACGACGAGAAGGACTACGAGATTCTCTTCCGCGCGATCGAGGCGGGGCAGTCCAACCGGTTCTTCAAGTTCTCGCCGATGCCGAACAACAAGACCGACTCCAACAACGACAGTGGCGCCTCGACCGACTTCATCGGCGGCAACTACACGCTCGAGACGGGCGTCAACTTCGCCGAAGCCGACTACGACACCCGCGAAGAGATGCTGCAAGCGCATCGTGATTACCAGCAAGGATTCGTCTGGACCCTGCAGAATCACCCCCGCGTGCCGGCCTCGATCCGCAACTCGATGGACGACTGGGGACTGCCTCTCGATGAGTTCGTCGATAACGGACATTGGCCCGATCAGATCTACGTCCGTGAAGGGCGTCGCATGGTCGGTGACTTTGTGATCACCGAAAGCCACGTGAATCAAGAGCAAGGGTTTGAGCAGTCGGACTCGATCGGCATGGGCGGGTACGCGATGGACTCGCACAACGTCCAGTACCACGTCTCGGCTAGCGGGTACGTCGTCGCCGAGGGAGACGTCCAGGTCAATCCGGCTCAGGGTCCCTACCCGATCAGCTATCGAGCGATCGTTCCGAAGCAGAGCGAGGTGCAGAACCTGCTAGTCCCCGTGGCGGTTAGCTCGAGTCATATCGCGTTCGGGTCGCTGCGGATGGAGCCGGTGTTCATGAGCCTCGGTCAGGCGGCGGGCGTCGCCGCCGTGGCGGTTGGCGAGCACGGCGTCTCCGCGCAAGACATGCCGTACGCGATGCTCCGCTCGCGGCTCGTCCGCCAAGACGCCGTGCTGGGCGTTGATTACGTCTCCGCCGACCCGGGCGTGCTGCTGAATTTCGGCGCGGTCGTCGCCGACAACGCCAACAGCCCAGGGCACGCGTTGGGTGGGGCGCCGGGCGTCGTTTGGAATCTCATGACGGGCGATGCGAACGGCGGACTTGTTGATTCGCTCGGCGCGTCCGTCAACCTCACCGTGGATCTAGGCAAGAGCCTCCCGGGGCAACAATCGATCGACTGGGACGCGGACGGGTTCAGCGTCATTTCTCAAGGCACGGCGACCAACTTCGGCGTGTACAGCGGCAACGCGTCGAGCGCTCTGTTCGTTGATGACGGGAAGTCCAGCAGCGTCGATCTTGGCGTGCGGCTCTCCGGCCTCGCCGAGGGCGTCTACGACGTTTTCCTTTCCGCCAAGAACACCAACACCTCCGCCAGCGAAGGGTTCAATGTCTACGGCCTCGTCGTCGATTCATCGAGCGAGGCGACCGACTATGAACAAGCAGCCCCGCATTCCCTTGCCCACGATACGACGTCGGCATGGCGCCATGGCTCATCGACCATTGCTCAGACGTTCAAGGTCGAGACCGGTCAAGACGTGGTGCTAGTCGTCGAAGGCCTTAGCGATGGCGAACTACGCGGCTTCATTAACACCTTAGAGATTGTCAAGCTCGCGGGCTCGTTGTCGGCGGACATCAACGGCGATGGTCTCATCGATGTCGCCGACTTCACCATCCTCCAGAGCAACTTCCTGTCCAACGTCCCGGTCGGCCTCCAAGGGGACGCCAACTCTGACGGCAGGGTCGACCACCGCGACTTCTACTTCTGGCGTTCCGCCTACGTCAGCGCCGGCGGCGATCTGGCGCTGCTTGATTCGCTGAACGTGCCCGAGCCCGCCGCCGCGGCCTACGCCCTCGCGGCGATGCTCATACGCGGGACCGTGCTGGCTCGCCCCGCGCCGCGCGACTAA